A region from the Volucribacter amazonae genome encodes:
- the ilvM gene encoding acetolactate synthase 2 small subunit: MNEYQLLLIAQHRPETLERLLRVIRHRGFVVTQFTAQVDEQQQKVRLDFKVKSLRSEALLVNQLIKLYDVESVEVIA; the protein is encoded by the coding sequence TGTTAATTGCACAACATCGCCCTGAAACCCTAGAACGGCTTTTGCGAGTTATTCGTCATCGTGGTTTTGTGGTTACACAATTTACCGCTCAAGTTGATGAGCAACAGCAAAAAGTGCGGTTAGATTTTAAGGTAAAATCTTTACGTTCAGAGGCATTATTAGTAAATCAACTCATAAAACTTTATGATGTTGAGAGCGTTGAAGTGATT